Proteins encoded together in one Salvelinus fontinalis isolate EN_2023a chromosome 6, ASM2944872v1, whole genome shotgun sequence window:
- the LOC129857059 gene encoding GTP-binding protein 10-like, which yields MVWISRMCYRKYGNFVDNLRLYVRGGSGGMGLPRLGGQGGKGGDVWVVAQKEMTLKRVKDKYPQKRFIAGVGTNSSVRALRGQKGEDQEVMAPPGITVTNDDGKILGKLNTEGDRVLVARGGQGGSYHSEFLPSKGQTRQIRLDLKLIADLGLVGFPNAGKSSLLTALSHAKPQIASYAFTTLRPEIGKVMYEDHKQISVADLPGLIEGAHMNRGMGHQFLKHVERTRQLLFVVDVCGFQLASKTPFRSAFEAVQLLIKELELYKEDLPCKPAVLVVNKMDLPDAEDKLTELQEQLLNPHEFSHLLPDDMLPKNNMVFRHVVPISAATGFGIAHLKTCIRQSLDKDASMATESLHRDRLQALRGAVPAKNTLTWGSTASV from the exons ATGGTTTGGATCAGTAGGATGTGTTACCGGAAG TACGGTAACTTCGTGGACAACCTGCGTTTGTATGTGCGAGGGGGCAGTGGGGGGATGGGGCTGCCCCGTCTGGGGGGTCAGGGGGGGAAAGGGGGAGACGTGTGGGTGGTGGCTCAGAAGGAGATGACTCTGAAGAGGGTCAAGGATAAATACCCCCAGAAACGCTTCATCGCTGGAGTAGGAACCAACAGCAG tgtccgTGCTCTGAGGGGGcagaaaggagaggaccaagaaGTCATGGCTCCTCCTGGCATTACTGTCACCAACGATGATGGAAAGATCCTCG GTAAGCTGAACACTGAGGGGGATCGTGTGCTAGTGGCCAGAGGGGGTCAAGGAGGATCCTACCACTCAGAGTTCCTGCCCAGTAAGGGCCAGACCAGACAGATACGACTGGACCTCAAACTCATCGCTGACCTCGGTCTggtggg GTTCCCCAATGCAGGAAAGTCCTCTCTACTGACTGCCCTGTCTCATGCCAAACCCCAGATTGCCAGCTATGCCT TCACCACTCTGAGACCGGAGATTGGCAAGGTCATGTATGAAGACCATAAACAG ATCTCAGTGGCAGACCTCCCAGGGCTGATAGAGGGGGCCCACATGAATAGAGGCATGGGCCACCAGTTCCTCAAACACGTGGAGAGGACCAGACAGCTGCTCTTTGTG GTGGACGTTTGTGGTTTCCAGCTGGCAAGCAAAACACCCTTTAGGTCTGCTTTTGAGGCTGTTCAACTTTTAATTAAA GAGTTGGAGCTGTATAAGGAGGATCTCCCGTGTAAGCCTGCTGTGTTGGTGGTCAATAAGATGGACCTGCCTGATGCAGAGGACAAACTCACAGAGCTGCAGGAGCAACTCCTAAACCCACACG AGTTCTCCCACCTGTTACCCGACGATATGCTTCCTAAGAACAACATGGTCTTCAGACACGTGGTTCCTATCTCAGCTGCCACCGGTTTTGGCATCGCACACCTCAAGACCTGTATCCGCCAATCACTAGACAAGGATGCCTCTATGGCAACGGAGTCCCTGCACCGTGATAGGCTACAGGCGCTGAGAGGGGCGGTCCCAGCCAAGAACACACTCACATGGGGCTCCACCGCCTCAGTTTGA
- the LOC129856658 gene encoding putative nuclease HARBI1, producing MKAQNCVFLSALTMACPFVRDVVDEEALVLRRAFRRERVFRDRLDPLAFPDDHLYERYRFSADGIRYLCRLLGPRIKHRTARSHALSVEQMVCVALRFFASGAFLYSVGDAEQLNKATICRTIRSVCLAIKALADVFISFPGHRRLCDIKEEFYRIAGFPNVIGAVDCTHIRIKAPSGAHEADFVNRKSFHSINVQMVCNADCVISNVVAKWPGSVHDSRIFRASEIYQCLSQGEFSGVLLGDRGYGCQPFLLTPFTDPQEAQQNYNHAHARTRARVEMTFGLLKARFHCLHKLRVSPVRACDITVACAVLHNVACLRKERAPRVPPAMDWDNPAIFPDDDSGRLLRDQYVLNYFS from the exons atgaaggcccaaaattgtgtgttcctttctgctctgacaatggcatgcccattcgtgcgagatgtggtggatgaagaagcacttgtgctgaggagagccttcaggcgagaaagggtcttcagggaccggttggacccactggccttccctgatgaccatctatatgaaagatacaggttttctgcagatggcatcaggtatctatgcagactactgggtcccaggattaagcaccgcactgcacggagccatgcactgagtgtggagcaaatggtttgtgtggccttgcgcttttttgctagtggagccttcctgtactcagtgggggatgcagaacagctgaacaaggccacaatttgccgcacaataaggagtgtgtgtctggctatcaaagcattagcagatgtcttcatctccttccctggccacagaagactctgtgacatcaaagaggagttctataggattgcag gtttccccaatgtcattggtgcagtggactgcacacacataaggataaaagccccctcaggtgcccatgaggccgattttgtgaataggaaatcctttcacagcattaatgttcag atggtctgcaatgctgactgtgtgatcagcaatgttgtggcaaaatggcctggctcagtccatgactccagaatctttcgggcctctgaaatctatcagtgcctatcacaag gtgaattctctggtgtgttgctgggagacagggggtatggctgccagccttttctcctgacacctttcacagacccccaggaagcacagcagaactacaaccatgcccatgccaggaccagggccagagttgaaatgacctttggcctcctgaaggcacgctttcactgccttcacaaattaagggtcagccctgttagggcatgtgatattactgtggcttgtgctgtcctccacaatgtggcctgcctgaggaaggagagggcccccagagtgccaccagccatggactgggacaatccggcaatcttccctgatgacgacagtggtcggctgctgagggaccaatatgtgttgaattattttagttag